A genomic region of Deinococcus misasensis DSM 22328 contains the following coding sequences:
- a CDS encoding MFS transporter, producing MKGSKPLGLLFLTIFIAMLGLSVLFPVLAPLSKELGITTAQTTWLSTVYSLAQFLSAPWWGHLSETRGRRPILILGLVGFAISFGLFGYMAHLGMEGTLTGSALLIALLLARIAGGLLSSATLPTAQAYIADITPPEKRAGAMGLIGAAFGLGIIFGPAIGGVLSQGGNLLVPIFFSSGLALVTATAAFFLLPESIHLRPQVEKQPVKVSFLKGEIPVLLVISMLTTLASVGMEQTVSFYIQDNLNLSGKEAVRTIATSLFIFGMVAVAVQGGLIRQLSKKVAQSTLIWMGLAIMGAGMLLMPIMHTFWGITFALCVIGFGSAFIGPSISTALSLQVASNQQGSIAGVNSSATALGRMLGPIIAGYLYQYVSHGSPYLFSGILLMVLLVVALLSLKPQKSTVTA from the coding sequence ATGAAAGGCTCGAAGCCTCTGGGACTTCTTTTTCTGACCATTTTCATTGCCATGCTGGGATTGAGTGTGCTGTTTCCAGTGTTGGCTCCCCTGTCCAAGGAACTCGGGATCACCACAGCACAAACCACCTGGCTTTCCACGGTGTACAGCCTTGCCCAGTTTCTGAGTGCTCCATGGTGGGGCCACCTCTCTGAGACCCGAGGCCGCAGACCCATCCTGATCCTCGGACTGGTGGGGTTTGCCATCTCTTTTGGGCTTTTCGGGTACATGGCCCACCTCGGGATGGAAGGCACCCTGACTGGCAGTGCCCTCCTGATTGCTCTGCTGCTGGCCCGCATTGCAGGCGGTTTGCTGTCCAGTGCAACCCTGCCCACGGCCCAGGCTTACATCGCAGACATCACCCCTCCAGAGAAACGCGCTGGAGCAATGGGTCTGATTGGTGCTGCTTTCGGTCTGGGAATCATTTTTGGTCCAGCCATTGGTGGGGTGCTTTCGCAGGGAGGCAACCTGCTGGTGCCCATCTTCTTTTCGTCTGGCCTCGCTCTGGTGACGGCCACAGCAGCTTTCTTCTTGTTGCCAGAATCCATCCACTTGCGGCCCCAAGTGGAAAAACAGCCTGTCAAAGTCAGCTTTTTGAAAGGCGAGATTCCAGTCCTGCTGGTGATTTCCATGTTGACCACCCTGGCCAGTGTGGGCATGGAACAGACGGTGTCTTTCTACATCCAGGACAATCTCAACCTTTCTGGCAAAGAAGCCGTGCGCACCATTGCCACTTCGCTGTTCATCTTCGGTATGGTGGCAGTGGCAGTGCAGGGCGGTCTGATCCGTCAACTTTCCAAGAAAGTCGCCCAATCCACCCTGATCTGGATGGGTCTGGCCATCATGGGGGCAGGAATGCTCCTGATGCCCATCATGCACACCTTCTGGGGCATCACTTTTGCACTGTGTGTGATTGGGTTTGGCAGTGCCTTCATCGGACCCAGCATTTCCACCGCCCTGTCTTTGCAGGTGGCATCCAACCAGCAGGGCAGCATTGCAGGTGTGAACAGTTCTGCCACGGCTCTGGGAAGGATGCTGGGCCCCATCATTGCAGGGTACCTGTACCAGTATGTTTCCCATGGCAGCCCTTATCTGTTCTCTGGAATCTTGCTGATGGTGCTTCTGGTGGTGGCTTTGCTCAGCCTGAAACCTCAAAAGTCGACAGTCACTGCCTGA